The sequence AAGTATGCTTTGTGATAAGTTTGATATAGATGTATGGGAACTTATAAATTTAGCAAATAAGCATCCTCGTGTGAGTATTTTAAGCCCTGGTCCAGGTGTGGGCGGACATTGTATAGCTGTTGATCCTTGGTTTATAGTTCATGCTGGTAAAGATACTGCAAAATTAATTAGAACGTCTAGAGAAGTAAATAATTACAAAACAAAATGGGTTATTGAAAAAATCAAGAGTGCAACTTTGTCTTTCGAAATTGCAAAAGGTAGGAAGCCTGTGGTTGCGTGTATGGGGTTATCATTTAAACCGGATATAGATGATTTAAGAGAGTCTCCTGCTCTTTATATTGTAAGAGAACTTATAAAAGATGGATTAAATATTTTAGCTGTTGAGCCAAATTTGCAAACTAGTAGAGAGATAGAATTAGTAGATTATAAATTAGCTATAAAAAAGGCTGATATTATTGTGTTTTTGGTTGGACATCGGGAGTTTAATGAAATTGATATATATGATAGGCAGATTATTGATTTTTGCGGTATTAAGAGGTAGTTATTATGAATTTATATGAATCTATTTTAAATAAAAAAGAGAAAATATCTTTAGTAGGGCTTGGATATGTCGGTTTACCTATTGCTATATCTTTCGCAAAAAAAGTTGATGTTATTGGTTTCGATATTTGTAAGGTAAAGGTTCAACAATATAAGGATGGTTTTGATCCAACAAAGGAAGTTGGCAATGATGCGGTTAAAAATACTACAATGAAGTTTACTTGTGATGAGGCTGAATTAAAAAAATGTAAGTTCCATATTGTGGCAGTGCCTACTCCAGTACGAGCTGATAAAACTCCAGATTTAACACCTATAATAAATGCTAGTAGGACTTTAGGTAGAAATCTTGTAAGAGGTGCTTATGTTGTATATGAGTCGACTGTTTATCCAGGGGTCACAGAGGATATATGTGTACCAATACTAGAGAGTGAGTCTGGACTTAAGTGTGGGATTGATTTTAAGGTTGGTTACTCACCAGAGAGAATTAACCCAGGTGATAAAGTGCATAGGTTAGAGACAATTATAAAGGTTGTCTCTGGTATGGATGATGAGTCCTTAGAGCTTATTGCAAAAGTGTATGAGCTAGTAGTTGATGCAGGTGTGCATAGAGCAAATAGTATAAAAGTAGCTGAGGCTGCAAAAGTTATAGAGAACTCTCAAAGAGATGTCAATATAGCTTTTGTAAATGAATTATCAATTATTTTTAATGAAATGGGGATAGATACTTTAGATGTTTTAGAGGCAGCAGGAACTAAATGGAATTTCTTAAATTTTAAGCCAGGTCTTGTAGGAGGGCATTGTATAGGTGTGGATCCTTATTATCTGACATATAAAGCTGCTGAGCTTGGATATCATTCTCAGGTTATATTATCGGGGCGTAGAATAAATGACGGTATGGGTAAATTTGTAATAGAAAATTTAGTTAAAAAGATAATATCAGCCGATATTCCTGTTAAAAAGGCTAAGGTTGCTATTTTTGGATTTACATTTAAAGAAGATTGTCCTGATACAAGAAATACTCGTGTGATAGATATGGTAGATGAGCTTAATGAATATGGAATAACCCCTTATATTATTGATCCAGTAGCAGATAAAGAAGAAGCTAAGCATGAGTATGGATTAGAGTTTGATAACTTAAAAGACGTCTCAAATTTAGATGCTATTATAGTTGCAGTTAGGCATGAAGAGTTTAAATCTTTATCTAAGCAAGAGTTAGATAAATTGTATGCAAAAAATACTAAAAAAATTATCTTTGATATTAAAGGTAGTCTAAATAGGCTAGAGTTTGAGGAAGATTATATATACTGGAGATTATAATGTCATACAAGAATGTTAACTTTCCTGAAGAAAGCTTGTTTTTAGTAACAGGTGGGGCTGGTTTTATCGGTTCTAACCTTTGTGAGGCACTTTTATTGAAGGGTGTTAAGGTGAGATGTCTTGATAATTTATCTACTGGGCATTACCGTAATATCGAAATATTATTAGATAATCCTAATTATGAGTTTGTAAAAGGTGATATTCGCGAGCTAGAAGATTGTGAAAAAGCTTGTAAAGGAGTAGATTATGTTTTGCATCAAGCTGCTTGGGGAAGTGTGCCAAGAAGTGTTGAGATGCCTTGGATATATGAAGATATAAATATTAAAGGAACTCTTAATATGTTAGAAGCTGCTAAGAGAAACAATGTTAAAAAATTTGTTTATGCTTCTAGTTCATCAGTATATGGAGATGAACCAAATCTACCTAAAGTAGAAGGTAGAGAGGGAAGTGTTTTATCCCCTTATGCACTTACAAAGAAAGCTAATGAGGAGTGGGCTAAGCTATATACCATGTTATATGGTTTAGATACTTATGGCATGAGATACTTTAATGTTTTCGGTCGTAGGCAAGATCCAAATGGTGCTTATGCTGCAGTTATACCAAAATTTATAAAGCAACTACTGAATGATGAGGCTCCAATAATAAATGGTGATGGTAAACACTCGAGAGATTTTACATATATAGAAAATGTAATTGAAGCTAACTTAAAAGCATGTTTG is a genomic window of Francisella sp. LA112445 containing:
- a CDS encoding nucleotide sugar dehydrogenase, with amino-acid sequence MNLYESILNKKEKISLVGLGYVGLPIAISFAKKVDVIGFDICKVKVQQYKDGFDPTKEVGNDAVKNTTMKFTCDEAELKKCKFHIVAVPTPVRADKTPDLTPIINASRTLGRNLVRGAYVVYESTVYPGVTEDICVPILESESGLKCGIDFKVGYSPERINPGDKVHRLETIIKVVSGMDDESLELIAKVYELVVDAGVHRANSIKVAEAAKVIENSQRDVNIAFVNELSIIFNEMGIDTLDVLEAAGTKWNFLNFKPGLVGGHCIGVDPYYLTYKAAELGYHSQVILSGRRINDGMGKFVIENLVKKIISADIPVKKAKVAIFGFTFKEDCPDTRNTRVIDMVDELNEYGITPYIIDPVADKEEAKHEYGLEFDNLKDVSNLDAIIVAVRHEEFKSLSKQELDKLYAKNTKKIIFDIKGSLNRLEFEEDYIYWRL
- a CDS encoding SDR family oxidoreductase translates to MSYKNVNFPEESLFLVTGGAGFIGSNLCEALLLKGVKVRCLDNLSTGHYRNIEILLDNPNYEFVKGDIRELEDCEKACKGVDYVLHQAAWGSVPRSVEMPWIYEDINIKGTLNMLEAAKRNNVKKFVYASSSSVYGDEPNLPKVEGREGSVLSPYALTKKANEEWAKLYTMLYGLDTYGMRYFNVFGRRQDPNGAYAAVIPKFIKQLLNDEAPIINGDGKHSRDFTYIENVIEANLKACLASSKCAGEVFNIAYGGREYLIDLYNVLCKCLNKSIEPIFGPDRVGDIKHSNADISKAKKMLGYNPDYDFESGIRGLIEYLI